From Methanosphaera sp.:
TACTTTTGCTTTTATTGCATCTTGTGTTGGACTCCATTGGATGATTGATGCTTTTTGTTTTTGTGCATCTTCTAGTGTGTAGCTGTTATATTTTGCTATGTCATCTTTGCTTATGTCGATATTTACTAAGTCCATTAGTCTTAATGGTTTTTGTGATGTTTTTGCCTTGTCATAGTCATCTTTTGGAATGTATGCTGTTTTGTTGAAGTTAAGTTTTCTTAGTCCTTTTTCTGGTTTGTTGTAGTGTAGTTCACGTTCTATTGTTTGTTGTACTTTGTCATCTGGTATATCTTCTATGTCTACTTCTACTGCATTTGGTATGAAGAAGTATCTGTTTGTGTTTTCTTCGATTATGTTACGGTTTAGTCCGTATACTTTCTTCCAGCTTACTGTTGCATCTGCTTGTTTTGGTCCTATTTCTTCGATTAATTCATAGAGTGCTTCTTTTTTAATTCCACGTCTTGCTATTGCACGGATTGTTCCTAGTCTTGGGTCATCCCATCCTGAATATGTGCCGTCAGCTATACCTGCACGTGCTTTTGATGTACTTAATTCTACATCATCCATTTTTAGACGTCCGTAGTGTATGAATTCTGGTACTTCCCATCCGAAGTGTTTATATAAGTATGCTTGTTTTTCACTATTTGCTAGGTGATCTTTTCCACGTAAAACATGTGTTAGTCCGAGAAGATGATCATCTACAGTAACTGAAAAGTTCATCATAGGATATATTCTGTATTTATTTCCTACTCTTGGATGTTCTTCATCAACAAGTCTCATTGCAGCCCAGTCACGGATAGCAGGGTTTTTATGGTTGATATCTGTTTTTACACGAAGTACAGCTTCTCCTTCTTTCATCTGGTCAAATTCATTCCAGAGTTTAAGGTTTTCCTCTACTGTGTTATCACGACATGGACATGGTGTACAACTATCTTTTAGTTTTTTAAATTCTCCACCATCACATGTACACATGTATGCTGCACCAAGTTCTATTGCTTTAACTGCATATTCATAGTATATTTCCATACGGTCTGATTGTGTAATAATTTCATCAGGTTCAATACCAAGCCATTTGATATCTTCAACTATTGATTCATATGCATCAGGATCTACACGTTTTGGATCTGTATCTTCTATTCTTAAGATAAGTTTTCCACCATATTTTTCCTGGTATAATTTATTAAGTATTGCTGCTCTTGCATGACCTATGTGTAATGGTCCTGAAGGGTTTGGTGCAAATCTTAATACTACACCATCTTCTGTATTTTTAAGTTCTGGTAGACCTTTTGGTTTTGTATTTTCTCTTTTATGTTCTTGTACTCCACCATATTTTTCAAGTTCAGCTTTCTGTTCATCAGGTGAGAGTTTGTTAACTTTTGCTGTCATCTTTCCAGCAATCATTGATACTGTCTTTGGATCTTTTCTCATTTCAGGATTTTTTGACATTACCATCCCAATAACAGATCCTGTTTGACATTGATTTGAATGCTCAACAGCATTTGTTAGAGCATATTTATAAATAGTTTCTTCAATATCCATTATCTATTCATCCATATCTTTTATTTTAGTTTTTAATATTGTAATATTAAAATAAATTTTATTCAATCTTATGAAAAATTCAACTAAAAGTATTTTTTCATTCATTTATATATTTGTTTTTAAATCTATAAAAATTTTATACAAATAGGATCATTTTAAAAAATTCTACGTACTCTCAAATTAAATAGAAAATATTGCACTTTTTTATTTGGTGTATATGTAACAGTTCAAAAATAGTAATTTATGATAAGGTTGTTTTAAAACTAAATGTTATAAATTCTAAAAAACATAAATATATAATAATTTTATTAATAATTCTAATAAAATGGAGGATATTTATTGACAAAATCGTCTAATAACTTTAAAAAAAACAAATGGAACAGTTCATTTGCCTTTCTTATGGCAATGATTGGGGCAGCGGTAGGTCTAGGAAACATTTGGCGATTTAATTATGTATTATATTCAGAAGGTGGGGGAGCATTCTTCATACCATACTTCACAGCGATATTAATCATGGGAATACCATTTTTAATACTTGAATATGGAGTAGGATATAAATT
This genomic window contains:
- a CDS encoding glutamate--tRNA ligase encodes the protein MMDIEETIYKYALTNAVEHSNQCQTGSVIGMVMSKNPEMRKDPKTVSMIAGKMTAKVNKLSPDEQKAELEKYGGVQEHKRENTKPKGLPELKNTEDGVVLRFAPNPSGPLHIGHARAAILNKLYQEKYGGKLILRIEDTDPKRVDPDAYESIVEDIKWLGIEPDEIITQSDRMEIYYEYAVKAIELGAAYMCTCDGGEFKKLKDSCTPCPCRDNTVEENLKLWNEFDQMKEGEAVLRVKTDINHKNPAIRDWAAMRLVDEEHPRVGNKYRIYPMMNFSVTVDDHLLGLTHVLRGKDHLANSEKQAYLYKHFGWEVPEFIHYGRLKMDDVELSTSKARAGIADGTYSGWDDPRLGTIRAIARRGIKKEALYELIEEIGPKQADATVSWKKVYGLNRNIIEENTNRYFFIPNAVEVDIEDIPDDKVQQTIERELHYNKPEKGLRKLNFNKTAYIPKDDYDKAKTSQKPLRLMDLVNIDISKDDIAKYNSYTLEDAQKQKASIIQWSPTQDAIKAKVVMQDSTEIEGYIEADAKDAQVDDIVQLERFGFARLDAKTDDELVFYYTHN